Part of the Caulifigura coniformis genome, GCAAGTCGGCAGACTCCGGTTCGACGGCTCAGCCTGCCGACGAACAACGCCGCCAAAGTGAGATCGAACAGTTTGCGACGGATTTCTTCGAGCGATTCGACGCGAACCGGGATGGTCAGATCGTCCGTTCGGAACTGCCGGTGGCCATCGATCGCTTCGCGTTCCGGCAACTCGACCGGGATGGCAACGAGCGACTCTCTCGCGCCGAGGTGGAGCAGGCGGCCGCCCAGCGAACCCGGTTCTGATCTCTGCTACTCTTGCCGCGGCTCGCTCTTCACGCCCCTGACACCTCTCTTCGGCCACCCTATTCACCGTGTCGCGATTCTTCGATCGATTCATCGTCTGGACGGTCGACCATCGGCTGCTGGTAACTCTGTTCATCCTCGCCATGAGCGGCCTGGCGGCGGTGGGCTACGTGTCCCCCGAGAGTGTCCGCACCTGGTTCCAGCCCACATCTGCAGCACCCGAAGCACGGACGAGGTCGTCTGCTCGAGCGACTCGTGAGGCCCCGCCGAATGTCGAACCGATCAGCCTGTCGAATTCCGACGCCGTGCTCGTCGTGCGTTCCGACTCGGATCAGCTGTTCACTCCCGCGGGCGCGCGAGCATTGCGGCAGATCGTCGCTGATCTGGAATCCCTCGACTATGTCCGCAGCATTCTGTGGATGGACGAGATTCCGGTGCTCAATATCTTCGGTCTGCAGGAACCGTTGTTCCCTCGGGCCGAGGCTTCCGAACGACGCTTCGCCGCGGCGAGAGAAAACGCACTGGCGCACCCCCTGATCGGCGGCCAGTTGCTCTCGGACGATGGCCGTACGCTCCTCTTGCTCGTTAAGTTTGACTGGCTCTTTCTCCAGAGCGACGACGACTGCACGAGCGGCCTGCGACAGGTTGCGGAGTCGACGGCAGCGAAACATCCCGGCCTCGACCTGTCGTTTCAGGTGACTGGTCGGGCGCCGATCACCCTCACGCTGCTGCGCACTCACCGCGAGAACCAGGCGAGGTATCAGATCATCGGGTACAGCGTCGTCGTCCTGATGGCGATCGTGCTGTTTCGCGGAATTCGCGCCGTGCTGATCGTCTCGCTGGCTCCCTGTGTGGGAGTGTTCTGGTCGCTCGGTTTCCTGAGGTTCTTCGACCTGCAGGACAATCCGTTCAACGACGTGCTGCTGCCGGTGATGCTGAGCCTGGTCGGACTGACCGACGGCGTCCACCTGATGGTCGAGATCCGTCGGCAATCGGCGGCCGGCCTGAATGGTCGCGAGGCCGCCCGGACAGCCCTGCGGAAGGTCGGTTTCGCCTGCCTGCTGACGTCGCTCACCACGGCCATCGGTTTTGGCTCGCTCATTCTCGCGCATCACGAGGTCGTTCAGGAGTTCGGCTGGAGCAGCATGCTCGGCGTCATCCTGATGTTCCTCGCGGTCATCACGGTGATTCCGCTGGCCTGCTCCACCTGGCTGGGGCGGGGCGTGCATATCGGCCACGAGCGGGGCCTGATCGACCGCAACCTGCTCCACATTGGCGGCATCATCGACTTCGTGCTGGCACGCGCCAAAGGCATCAGCGGGCTCGCGATTGTGATCACGGCGCTCCTCACCGGCGTGTCACTCACACTCCGGCCAGATGAGCGGATGGCGAACTCGCTCCCCGGTCGTTCCGAGGCCTCGATTGCGATGCAGCACATCGACCAGGCGTTCGGTGGACTGGAATTTTCGTCCGTGCAGATCCACTGGTCCGATGCCGTCCCGGCCGACTCGCCCGAGGTGTTGATCGCCGTCACGAAGGTCGACGATCTTCTGAGAGGGGAGTCGTTGATCGGGCATCCCCTGTCGATCCGCAATCTACTCGATGCACTCCCGGGTGAGGGCGAGCCTGAGGAGCGGATGTCGATGCTGGAACTGCTGCCGCCGCCGCTCAAGCGTGCGTTCTATACGCCTGAAAATCGTGCCGCGACCGTCAGTTTCCGCGTGCAGGATCTCGGAATCGCCAGATACGGCCCGGTCTTCGAACGGATCGAAGACGGCCTGCGTCAGATCGCGGCCGCGCACCCCGGATTCACGTTTGATCTGACAGGCTCCGCCGTGAGTCGCTGGCGGAACCTGTTCCAGATCGTCATGGACCTGGCCTCCAGCCTCGGAAGTGCGGCGGTCATCATCTTCTGCACGTTGGGCCTGGCCTATCGGTCGCTTCGACTCGGCCTGATCTCGATCATCCCGAACGTCTTCCCGCTGGCTGTGACGGGGACGTTCCTCGTCCTTGCCGGACAGTCGCTGGAGATCGTGAGCGTCTGCGCGTTCACCGTCTGCCTCGGGATCGCCGTCGATGACACGATTCACTTCCTGACGCGGTTCCAGGAAGAGCGACCGCATGCAGCGAGTGATCACGACGCCATCCGCCGCGCGTTCATCGGCGCGGGAACCGGCATGATCATGACGACACTGGTGCTGGTGGCCGGATTCCTGACGGTCATCTTCAGCGACATGCGAGAGCAGCGAGTCTTCGCGATCATGGGAGCGCTGACGTTGATCGCGGCGCTGATTGGCGATCTGCTGCTTCTGCCGGCGCTGCTGCTGCGATACGCCCCGTCGCGCGGCGATCGAACTCGGTCACCATTGTGACGGGTCAGTCCGCCGCAACCTGTCCGGATGTGTCGTGCCGGATCCTGTGTGTGATGCCAAGACCCCGGACGACGAGCCCGCACGACTCGCTCATCCTGATGACGATTCGTCCTCACAGACCTTGCGCAGCATTCAAGTGCAGGCATTTCTCACCACCACGAACGTCCCAGGACATTCAGGTGAACGAAGAAAGCGGTCGAAGTTGTAGAGAGCGTCGCTCGCGCTCGAAGGTCCCGGAACAAAGTCGCATCCGCTGGAACCAGGAAACTCTGGAGATGGCGGTTTTGACCGCCCCCCTTGGAATTTACGACGTGTCCTGACTGCACTAGCATCCGACATCGACGACCTCGGGAGATGAGAGCACGGGATCACTGACATACTGCCAGACGGCTTTCCGCAAGTACTTCTGCTGAAGTTGCTTGCGTAGACGGGTGGTGTTGCAGGTGGTGAGCGCTCGCAAAAACTCGAGGCGTTCTGCGTCCCCGACGCATGACGTATGCCCATCTGGAGAGGTGGCAGAGCGGCCGATTGCACCGGTCTTGAAAAGCACCGGGCTTGTAATGGCAATCTCACGGAATGTAGGAAAACACCTAGCGAAATGAGTTTCGCCGCGTTGGGTGTAGATGAGAAAAACGGTGAAAAACGGGGGTATCGGGTATCGCGATACCCGCACAAAAAAAGCCCGGCCGAACGGCCGGGCTTTGTTCATTTCCAAACACGATCAAGACCGTTACCACCACGGCGACCGCAAGCCAGTTTCCACCGGCCGGGAACCGGTAACTTCTGACGCTTGGTCGCTGGCTTGGGTATGGTGGAACGAGCGGCAATGAACCGCTCAAGGTCATCGGGCAGAATCCTCATGCGAGGCCGGCGGCTGTTCGGGCGAGCGCTGACGTTGACCGCCCGCAACTCACCCGACTTGAGCCACTGTCTGACCGTCCATTCATCAACACACATCTTCGCTGCCACTTCGGCGATGGTCATACGGACACGCTCCGGCTTATAGGCTGACTCGGTTCTGATTCCTTGCGGGTCTCGACCGTCTTCAGGCGAATGCCGAGAAGTTCCATCTTTCCACGGCCGCCCTTGGTGATCTTCTCAGACTCCAAGTCGTCGTAGATTTGCGTCGTCCACTTCTCGTCAGCGACATCGGGGTCGCACCACTCGCGGAACGCCTTCCCGAATTCCTTGCATGAAACTCGGTACGATGGGTCTTTCTCACAGCACGCATCGACGAACTTCAGGACCGCTGGGCGGGTGCTCTGTTGAGCGGCGGACTTCGACTCCGTCTCGATGGCCGGAATTCGCAGACGACCGTCCGGGCTGGGCAGCGTCAGACCAAGGACGGTCTGCATGAATGCTGGCGCTTCCGCTTCCAATCGGCGTCGGAACTCCGTTCGGGGGATTTCGTGTTCCAGCGGGCGAACCTCCATCATGGTGATTCGCGTGTCACCAAAATCGACTGGACACGCCTTCCGATCGTTGGCCGTCTGGATGAAGTGCAGCGTGTTCGGCTGGTCGTAGGCGTCCGTCCTCATCTTCCGAATCGAGACGGTCAGGCCAGTCACCCACGCCTTAAGTCGGTTGCGTGCGGTCGTCCCAGCCTTCGACAAGTCCGTTTCTTCAATGTACGGAAGAATGGCGTTCGCCAGTTCCCCGTTGAAGTCGGTGTTCGGCTTGAACGCCTTATCGGCCCCGATCACACCGGCCGTGACCAGCAGGGAGATGGACTCATGCAGACTCGACTTCCCGGTGTTCTCGTCCTTGCTGAACAGGAACAGGTACGGGAGCGGCTGGAAAGGTTCCCTCAGCAGGCACGCGATCCACAGCAGGCCATAGTCACGACCACGAAGGACGTTGTTCGCCCTCGCCCAAGGATGGTGCGGTAGCGCGGTGTTCAAGTCCTCGAAACAGTGGTCCAACATCAAGTCCCATGTTGGATGCTGAGCGTGTTCATCATCGGTCGGCGGAAAACGGAACTGAGGCGCATCAAGGTTGATTTGGCGGTTGCCCGGATACTCCGGCTGGAATGGGAGGTTCACCAACGTCCAAGCGTTGGTGACAATCTCCCCCAGAACCCAGTCCATCTCCGTTTTCTTCACGCCCGATCGAACAAGCGCAGCCTTGGCGTTCTCGCGTGCCGTGAACTCCCACCCGCCTTTCGCGTTCCTGATGAGCCAGCCGGCG contains:
- a CDS encoding efflux RND transporter permease subunit; the encoded protein is MSRFFDRFIVWTVDHRLLVTLFILAMSGLAAVGYVSPESVRTWFQPTSAAPEARTRSSARATREAPPNVEPISLSNSDAVLVVRSDSDQLFTPAGARALRQIVADLESLDYVRSILWMDEIPVLNIFGLQEPLFPRAEASERRFAAARENALAHPLIGGQLLSDDGRTLLLLVKFDWLFLQSDDDCTSGLRQVAESTAAKHPGLDLSFQVTGRAPITLTLLRTHRENQARYQIIGYSVVVLMAIVLFRGIRAVLIVSLAPCVGVFWSLGFLRFFDLQDNPFNDVLLPVMLSLVGLTDGVHLMVEIRRQSAAGLNGREAARTALRKVGFACLLTSLTTAIGFGSLILAHHEVVQEFGWSSMLGVILMFLAVITVIPLACSTWLGRGVHIGHERGLIDRNLLHIGGIIDFVLARAKGISGLAIVITALLTGVSLTLRPDERMANSLPGRSEASIAMQHIDQAFGGLEFSSVQIHWSDAVPADSPEVLIAVTKVDDLLRGESLIGHPLSIRNLLDALPGEGEPEERMSMLELLPPPLKRAFYTPENRAATVSFRVQDLGIARYGPVFERIEDGLRQIAAAHPGFTFDLTGSAVSRWRNLFQIVMDLASSLGSAAVIIFCTLGLAYRSLRLGLISIIPNVFPLAVTGTFLVLAGQSLEIVSVCAFTVCLGIAVDDTIHFLTRFQEERPHAASDHDAIRRAFIGAGTGMIMTTLVLVAGFLTVIFSDMREQRVFAIMGALTLIAALIGDLLLLPALLLRYAPSRGDRTRSPL
- a CDS encoding helix-turn-helix domain-containing protein, with the translated sequence MTIAEVAAKMCVDEWTVRQWLKSGELRAVNVSARPNSRRPRMRILPDDLERFIAARSTIPKPATKRQKLPVPGRWKLACGRRGGNGLDRVWK